In Helianthus annuus cultivar XRQ/B chromosome 8, HanXRQr2.0-SUNRISE, whole genome shotgun sequence, a single genomic region encodes these proteins:
- the LOC110871991 gene encoding uncharacterized protein LOC110871991 encodes MGNYVSACSNIGITPKMRSNKAARVILPTGEIRQFQDSVKAAEIMLECPNFFVVNSRSLNINRRFSPLSADEDLEPGSVYIMFPMRRVNSMVTPGDMAVFWLSANSAPKRISGRISPESALGGEEMVVTRNEVEQPRLVVDAPEFAHRLMVSRSKKPVLDTINEEPMRRLIKG; translated from the coding sequence atgGGAAACTATGTTTCAGCTTGTAGCAATATTGGGATCACTCCTAAAATGAGATCAAACAAAGCAGCAAGAGTTATTCTCCCAACCGGCGAAATTCGGCAGTTTCAAGACTCCGTTAAGGCGGCCGAGATCATGCTAGAGTGCCCGAACTTCTTCGTTGTGAACTCGAGGTCGTTAAACATCAACAGGCGGTTTTCTCCCCTCTCCGCGGATGAAGATTTGGAGCCGGGAAGTGTTTACATTATGTTTCCGATGAGACGAGTGAATTCAATGGTTACGCCGGGTGATATGGCGGTTTTTTGGTTGTCGGCTAATAGTGCGCCGAAGCGGATTTCCGGGAGGATATCGCCCGAGTCGGCATTGGGTGGTGAGGAGATGGTGGTGACGCGGAATGAGGTTGAGCAGCCGCGGTTGGTGGTGGATGCGCCGGAGTTTGCTCACCGGTTAATGGTGTCCAGATCAAAAAAGCCTGTTCTGGACACCATTAACGAAGAGCCGATGCGGCGACTCATCAAAGGGTAG